The Pseudomonadota bacterium genome window below encodes:
- a CDS encoding ATP-grasp domain-containing protein, translating to MNRKKILVINLGWEQEPLLDKLSELGVNIYGVHYNDSYYKAPKYKDMLITDLRDLVKISRFAEKVKPNAVISDQCDYSYFAQSLIAEKLNLPGPRIMEAQRATNKYLQRTVSKQANILIPEFQLCTAIYDLYQFIDKVGLPVITKPVDNRGSFGINKIKEEKDIPNAFYDALANCHSRLVLAEKFINGIDITVDGYMFQGIGPRALGLATKQKLEDKGGIIDGEIIYPGDLDDELYDKTIMNAEYVAENLGLSFGFFHGEFIITTEGDVYLTEIANRGGGVFTSEIIVPHVSGIDILDVYIKDVFGISTGIKSVKVNKIPTLMKFFSFPNLKGKEVKNIKGIKDVEDDVHTLKLKMLIKKGYKIPEIRSGADRHGVIIVTTSGKEQLVSQTKSLLDRLEVECE from the coding sequence ATGAACAGAAAAAAAATACTCGTTATTAACTTAGGATGGGAGCAGGAACCTCTTTTGGACAAACTTAGTGAATTAGGAGTCAACATTTATGGTGTTCATTATAACGATAGCTATTATAAAGCACCAAAATATAAGGACATGTTAATTACTGATCTGAGAGATTTGGTAAAAATATCCAGATTTGCCGAGAAAGTGAAGCCTAATGCAGTTATTTCAGATCAATGTGACTACTCATATTTTGCTCAAAGCCTAATAGCAGAGAAGCTAAATCTTCCCGGCCCAAGGATCATGGAGGCACAAAGGGCTACAAACAAGTATTTGCAGCGCACCGTATCAAAGCAAGCTAATATTCTGATTCCTGAGTTTCAATTGTGCACTGCAATTTATGATCTCTATCAGTTCATTGATAAAGTGGGTTTGCCTGTTATCACAAAACCGGTAGATAATAGGGGCAGCTTTGGCATTAATAAAATCAAGGAAGAAAAGGATATTCCGAATGCTTTTTACGATGCTTTGGCTAATTGTCATTCAAGACTGGTATTGGCAGAAAAATTTATTAATGGTATCGATATAACTGTTGATGGTTATATGTTCCAAGGAATTGGACCAAGGGCTTTAGGGTTAGCAACAAAACAAAAATTGGAGGATAAAGGTGGAATTATTGACGGGGAGATAATTTATCCTGGAGATCTTGACGATGAACTATATGATAAAACAATAATGAACGCAGAGTATGTGGCAGAGAATTTAGGCTTATCTTTTGGGTTCTTCCATGGTGAATTTATAATCACAACAGAAGGAGATGTTTATTTGACTGAAATTGCAAATAGAGGGGGAGGAGTTTTTACTTCGGAAATTATTGTTCCCCATGTATCCGGTATAGACATATTGGACGTGTATATTAAAGATGTCTTTGGTATATCTACGGGTATAAAAAGTGTTAAAGTAAATAAAATACCGACGTTAATGAAGTTCTTCTCTTTTCCAAATCTCAAGGGAAAAGAGGTCAAAAATATAAAAGGCATTAAGGATGTTGAAGACGATGTCCATACGCTGAAGTTAAAGATGCTTATTAAGAAAGGATATAAAATACCTGAGATTAGAAGCGGCGCAGACAGACATGGCGTAATTATTGTGACTACATCAGGTAAAGAACAGTTGGTGTCTCAAACGAAAAGCCTATTAGATAGATTAGAGGTAGAATGTGAATAA
- a CDS encoding N-acetylneuraminate synthase family protein, with amino-acid sequence MVNEIMEQKTDMKQNLIYIGNHLIGDGKTFIVAEIASNHNQDINLALELIDAALQCGANAVKFQSINIDELYYKPDKSTKELHKQIDISEKWLIKLKEYSDKKNIVFFASPTYLKAVDILESIQTELYKLASAQIGTFPQIIERVAKTGKPVLLSTGLVSYSDLEKVVKIFKNNGNERFVILHCNSIYPTPYNKVNLQLMHIYRMMFNQPVGFSDHTLGIYVPIAAVSLGASVIEKHFTLDRKLKTPDSDISLNQKEFTEMVKAIRSVEQSLISKSRINIDDDEKKFKEKIIYRIILKYPKEKGDPFKDGDFEFKRYPRGIDCRDSDFIVSHLKPKKYLQQGTFLKWSDLEGQ; translated from the coding sequence ATGGTGAATGAAATTATGGAGCAAAAAACCGATATGAAACAGAATTTAATTTATATTGGAAACCATTTAATTGGTGATGGAAAGACATTTATAGTGGCGGAAATTGCTTCCAACCATAATCAGGATATTAATCTAGCCCTGGAATTGATAGATGCTGCTTTGCAATGTGGAGCCAATGCTGTAAAATTTCAATCTATTAATATAGATGAATTGTATTATAAACCTGATAAATCAACTAAAGAACTTCATAAACAAATTGACATCAGTGAAAAATGGCTTATCAAATTGAAAGAATATTCTGATAAAAAAAATATTGTTTTTTTCGCGTCACCAACTTACTTAAAGGCGGTTGATATACTTGAAAGCATCCAAACAGAACTATATAAACTGGCGTCAGCGCAAATAGGTACTTTTCCACAAATTATTGAAAGAGTGGCAAAAACCGGTAAACCAGTTTTATTGTCAACAGGTCTGGTATCCTACAGTGATTTAGAAAAGGTCGTAAAAATTTTTAAAAATAATGGAAATGAAAGGTTCGTGATTCTCCATTGTAACAGCATCTATCCTACGCCATATAATAAAGTAAACTTACAGCTGATGCACATTTATAGAATGATGTTCAATCAACCGGTAGGATTTTCAGACCATACGCTAGGCATATATGTTCCCATTGCGGCAGTGAGTTTGGGTGCGAGTGTGATAGAAAAGCATTTTACTTTAGACAGAAAACTCAAGACACCTGATTCCGATATTTCTTTAAATCAAAAAGAATTTACTGAAATGGTGAAAGCCATTAGATCAGTGGAACAATCACTAATAAGCAAAAGCAGAATCAATATTGATGACGATGAAAAGAAATTCAAAGAAAAAATAATTTATCGAATTATTTTAAAATATCCAAAAGAGAAAGGGGATCCATTTAAAGACGGTGATTTCGAATTTAAACGTTATCCACGAGGAATTGACTGCAGAGATTCAGATTTTATAGTCAGTCATTTGAAGCCAAAGAAATATCTGCAGCAGGGAACGTTTCTAAAATGGAGTGATTTGGAGGGGCAATAA
- a CDS encoding glycosyltransferase family protein: MKTTIIIQARMTSSRLPGKVLKTVLGKSLLEIELERLMGSKLADQIVVATTKNQDDQPIVDLCNKLNVAYFRGSEDDVLSRFYFTVKEFMADQIVRITADCPVIDPRVVDNVIAYYKSNYPRYDFVANCIERTYPRGMDTEIFSYAALEKAFFEATKQPDREHVTPFIRTNSKYFKLANIRYYKDFSSHRWTVDTKEDFELLKLIIENLYPKNSLFSLEDCLELLEKHPEWQNINAHIEQKKYGE; this comes from the coding sequence ATGAAAACAACTATAATCATACAAGCCCGCATGACATCAAGCAGATTGCCTGGCAAAGTTTTAAAAACCGTCTTAGGCAAATCTTTATTGGAGATAGAACTTGAAAGATTAATGGGGTCAAAACTTGCCGATCAGATTGTTGTTGCAACTACCAAGAATCAGGATGACCAACCTATAGTTGATTTATGCAATAAATTAAATGTTGCATATTTTAGAGGATCTGAAGATGATGTGCTGTCAAGATTCTATTTCACGGTAAAGGAATTTATGGCTGACCAAATTGTGCGGATTACTGCTGATTGTCCAGTAATTGATCCGAGAGTGGTTGACAACGTAATTGCATATTATAAATCAAATTACCCCAGATATGATTTTGTTGCGAACTGCATTGAAAGAACATATCCGCGTGGTATGGATACAGAGATTTTTTCTTATGCGGCTCTTGAGAAGGCATTTTTCGAAGCCACTAAACAGCCTGACCGTGAGCATGTAACTCCATTTATCAGAACAAATTCAAAATATTTTAAACTTGCTAATATTCGATATTACAAGGATTTTAGTTCACACAGGTGGACAGTTGATACAAAGGAAGATTTTGAGTTGTTGAAATTAATTATAGAGAATCTTTATCCTAAAAATAGTTTATTTAGTCTGGAAGACTGTTTAGAATTATTGGAAAAGCATCCGGAGTGGCAAAACATTAATGCACACATAGAACAGAAAAAGTATGGTGAATGA
- the pseB gene encoding UDP-N-acetylglucosamine 4,6-dehydratase (inverting), whose protein sequence is MSIFNGKSILVTGGTGSFGKKFVEIVLKEYKPEKLIIFSRDELKQFEMSQIYSEKEHRCLRYFIGDVRDKDRLYRAFYGVDYVIHAAALKQVPACERNPFEAIQTNVMGAENIINAAIDCGVKKVLALSTDKAANPVNLYGATKLCSDKLFISGNSYAGWKDTRFSVVRYGNVIGSRGSVIPLFKTMKETGVIPITDPRMTRFWITLEQGVRFVLKCLDLAEGGELFVPKIPSMKLIDLANAIAPDCRYEIVGIRPGEKIHEVLVTEDDARHTLEFDDYFIIEPEFNWWNSKNHMSNGGQTVNEGFVYDSKTNSKWLTVNDLRELVKDH, encoded by the coding sequence ATGTCAATATTTAATGGAAAATCTATACTTGTAACCGGCGGAACAGGCTCCTTCGGAAAAAAGTTTGTAGAAATTGTTCTGAAGGAATACAAACCTGAAAAATTGATTATATTCAGTCGGGATGAATTGAAACAATTTGAAATGTCCCAAATATATTCTGAAAAAGAACATAGGTGTCTAAGGTATTTTATTGGTGATGTAAGAGACAAAGATCGATTGTACAGAGCCTTTTATGGAGTTGATTATGTTATCCATGCTGCTGCACTAAAACAGGTGCCTGCCTGTGAAAGAAACCCTTTCGAGGCAATTCAGACAAATGTCATGGGTGCTGAAAATATTATTAATGCAGCTATTGATTGCGGTGTTAAAAAAGTTCTTGCTCTCAGTACAGATAAAGCTGCCAACCCTGTCAATCTTTATGGAGCCACAAAACTATGCTCAGATAAACTATTCATCTCAGGGAACTCCTATGCAGGATGGAAGGATACAAGATTCTCGGTTGTGCGTTACGGTAATGTCATAGGAAGCAGGGGAAGTGTAATTCCGTTATTCAAAACAATGAAAGAGACCGGAGTTATTCCGATTACAGACCCGAGGATGACCCGTTTCTGGATTACTCTTGAGCAGGGTGTCAGATTTGTATTGAAATGTCTTGATCTTGCTGAGGGGGGAGAACTGTTTGTTCCGAAAATCCCAAGCATGAAGCTAATTGACTTAGCCAATGCAATAGCTCCTGATTGCCGTTATGAGATTGTAGGTATCAGACCTGGAGAAAAGATACATGAAGTTTTAGTCACAGAAGATGATGCCAGACATACCCTCGAATTTGATGATTATTTTATTATCGAACCTGAGTTTAACTGGTGGAATTCTAAAAACCATATGTCAAATGGAGGACAGACTGTTAATGAAGGTTTTGTGTATGATAGCAAAACAAACAGCAAATGGCTGACAGTGAATGATTTGAGAGAATTAGTAAAAGATCATTAG
- the hisH gene encoding imidazole glycerol phosphate synthase subunit HisH has protein sequence MRNVVVVDYGMGNLLSVQRAFENCGARVVITNSPNVVERAECLVLPGVGAFADGMRELHSRGFVEAIRKFAKTGRPFLGICLGMQMMMETSEEFGIYEGLALIPGRVIMIPKTGSNGTLHKIPHIGWNGLLLPKNREDWDNTIFQDLSIGESVYFVHSFSVNPADPVNDLADCEYNGLSICAAIQSGNLYGCQFHPEKSGAVGLKIINTFLKMRSQHL, from the coding sequence ATGCGAAATGTTGTAGTTGTTGACTACGGAATGGGAAATCTTTTGAGCGTGCAAAGGGCTTTTGAGAACTGCGGCGCAAGGGTCGTAATTACAAATTCTCCAAATGTGGTGGAGCGAGCTGAATGCCTTGTTCTTCCAGGAGTAGGTGCATTTGCTGACGGGATGCGGGAGCTGCACAGCAGGGGGTTTGTGGAAGCGATCAGAAAGTTTGCTAAAACAGGTAGACCTTTTCTTGGTATTTGCCTTGGTATGCAAATGATGATGGAAACAAGTGAGGAGTTTGGTATTTATGAAGGGCTTGCTTTAATACCTGGCAGAGTAATTATGATTCCAAAGACAGGTTCCAACGGCACACTACACAAAATTCCCCATATAGGCTGGAACGGCCTTTTACTCCCGAAAAATCGCGAAGATTGGGATAATACTATTTTTCAAGACTTATCAATAGGGGAATCGGTATATTTTGTTCATTCTTTTTCAGTAAATCCGGCAGATCCTGTTAATGATCTTGCCGACTGTGAATACAACGGACTTTCTATCTGTGCAGCCATTCAATCGGGAAATCTGTACGGATGTCAGTTCCATCCTGAAAAAAGCGGCGCAGTTGGGCTTAAGATTATAAATACCTTCCTGAAAATGCGTTCGCAACACCTATAG
- a CDS encoding imidazole glycerol phosphate synthase cyclase subunit, protein MHNMRLIARLDVKGPNLVKGVQLEGLRKMGNPNRFAKKYYDDGIDEIIYMDIVASLYERNNIKEIVRRTSEDVFIPVTVGGGIRSVDDAREILRAGADKVAINTAAIKNPQLIRQVSQRFGSQCMVLSIEAKKKGEKQWEAYYDYGREKTGIDAIEWAQKGYDLGAGEILLTSIDMEGGAKGFDLELVRTVSDMLPIPVIASGGMGNIDDLEKVVKDGHADAVAMAHVLHYGMLTIDEIRDGCQQRGIKVRVC, encoded by the coding sequence ATGCATAACATGCGACTCATTGCCCGTCTTGATGTTAAGGGGCCTAATCTTGTAAAAGGTGTACAGCTTGAAGGTTTGCGCAAAATGGGGAACCCAAACAGATTTGCAAAAAAATATTATGACGACGGGATTGATGAGATTATTTATATGGACATAGTAGCAAGCCTTTATGAGCGTAATAATATTAAAGAAATAGTGCGGCGCACCTCTGAAGATGTGTTTATCCCTGTGACAGTGGGTGGAGGAATTCGTTCTGTTGATGATGCCAGAGAAATACTGCGTGCCGGCGCCGATAAAGTTGCTATAAACACTGCCGCAATCAAGAATCCTCAACTTATACGGCAGGTTTCGCAAAGATTTGGCTCTCAATGTATGGTGCTTTCCATTGAAGCTAAGAAAAAAGGTGAAAAGCAATGGGAGGCCTACTACGATTATGGACGAGAAAAAACAGGCATTGATGCAATAGAGTGGGCACAAAAAGGTTATGATCTCGGTGCAGGGGAAATACTTCTCACTTCCATTGATATGGAGGGCGGGGCAAAAGGATTCGATCTTGAGCTTGTCAGAACAGTCTCCGATATGCTGCCTATCCCTGTAATTGCAAGCGGAGGAATGGGGAACATTGATGATCTTGAAAAGGTTGTAAAAGATGGTCACGCCGATGCGGTTGCTATGGCGCATGTCCTCCACTATGGAATGCTTACGATAGATGAAATAAGAGATGGTTGCCAGCAGAGAGGAATCAAGGTAAGGGTTTGCTAA